Proteins encoded within one genomic window of Amorphoplanes friuliensis DSM 7358:
- the pglZ gene encoding BREX-2 system phosphatase PglZ, with protein MTQASVPARALRISPVALRQKVAQQLERHRNGSAHPVMLLRAEPVWPHDPIILLPDGRTAHVVACESPLAIWDQLVADRPDEVLVLLADLAESALGDGVRSRVFRHRVIAVEPWDLVVDAFGARQPDSALEQEAWAGEALVDAMPPAGWPKLATPVLTRDVALRHLAAVRLGLDRRGGGPDDLDVEALLRWSAEPGAVEAFGLLRAAERDGLTKWLTSQYGSPARALFALVAAGHGDEALPLGLVCHAVWRTSDTDAIRARGRIDQYFGKLDDDTTIIGFADAVVQVVHGMLSEPEARRHGHAVLDRAEELLIQFGAVSSAADSPILRTGFTRRIGAAANALLAAMRNPAEQALDAAVRSLTEHELAASELERVRRIEMAQRLVRWLNGDVQPPASVADGVDRQIADWGWVDVAIDHVWAGDDAHPELQAAFREIYGRAQERRRALDEAFAGRLQAWATAGPGNDGGLLTVENLLPRVVEPLLRTDRRVLLVVLDGMSAAVAIQLANELSQHWVEYDPLAGSEAGRRRGVVAALPTLTAVSRTSLFAGALRSGTQDNEKRFFAGGRWGKDAKIFHKGPARGGAGEMFAGELADAVADSGSLVAVVINTVDESLAQGREGSEAGWQLGDIGFLRSLLDLARSSGRAVIITSDHGHVLERGGEKVRAADVASARHRTGAGPAESGEVELSGPRVVAPDNRIIALWDPLLRYQSSKAGYHGGASLAEVTIPLLAFLLPHVTDVPAGWSAVEVRRPQWWQSQSAPTATAAELPSPAPKSRRRPTVAAGETLFDIPEPSAAPTTRDDRADLVDELKESELFAAQHALTPRRLDIKKVEAALRALVEAKGVLPAAVLAERAGEIPARATGFVSTLQRIFNVDNYPVLTLIDGGRTVRLDIRLLREQFRLSGETS; from the coding sequence GTGACTCAGGCTTCCGTGCCCGCTCGGGCGCTGCGGATCAGCCCGGTCGCCCTCCGGCAGAAGGTTGCGCAGCAGCTTGAGCGGCATCGCAACGGCAGCGCGCACCCAGTGATGCTGCTCAGGGCGGAACCGGTCTGGCCACACGACCCGATCATCCTGCTGCCGGACGGGCGTACCGCCCACGTCGTTGCTTGCGAGTCGCCGCTGGCGATCTGGGACCAACTGGTCGCCGACCGGCCCGACGAGGTGCTGGTCCTGCTCGCCGACCTCGCCGAGTCCGCTCTGGGGGACGGCGTCCGAAGCCGCGTTTTCCGTCACCGGGTCATCGCTGTGGAACCGTGGGACCTTGTCGTCGACGCGTTCGGCGCCCGGCAACCCGACAGCGCACTGGAACAAGAGGCGTGGGCCGGAGAAGCACTCGTCGACGCGATGCCGCCCGCTGGCTGGCCGAAACTCGCGACGCCGGTGCTGACCCGCGACGTCGCACTACGACACCTCGCTGCCGTACGTCTCGGTCTGGACCGGCGTGGCGGCGGTCCCGATGATCTCGACGTCGAGGCGCTGTTGCGGTGGAGTGCCGAACCCGGGGCAGTTGAGGCTTTCGGGCTCCTGCGTGCGGCGGAACGCGACGGCCTCACAAAATGGCTCACCAGCCAGTATGGAAGTCCAGCACGGGCGCTCTTTGCACTCGTCGCCGCCGGACATGGCGATGAAGCCCTGCCCCTCGGCCTCGTCTGTCACGCGGTCTGGCGCACCAGCGATACCGATGCCATTCGCGCACGGGGACGCATCGACCAGTACTTCGGCAAGCTGGACGATGACACGACCATCATCGGTTTCGCCGACGCCGTCGTACAGGTGGTCCACGGAATGCTGTCGGAGCCGGAGGCCCGGCGGCATGGACACGCCGTGCTGGACCGGGCCGAAGAACTCCTCATCCAATTCGGCGCGGTCTCCAGCGCCGCTGACAGCCCCATCCTGCGTACCGGATTCACCCGGCGGATCGGAGCTGCGGCAAACGCGTTGCTGGCAGCGATGCGCAATCCTGCGGAGCAGGCGCTCGACGCCGCTGTCCGTAGCCTGACCGAACACGAACTAGCCGCGTCGGAATTGGAGCGGGTCCGCCGGATCGAGATGGCGCAGCGACTTGTGCGCTGGCTCAATGGAGACGTCCAGCCTCCCGCCAGCGTGGCCGACGGCGTGGACCGGCAGATCGCCGACTGGGGCTGGGTGGATGTGGCGATCGATCATGTCTGGGCCGGCGACGACGCACACCCCGAGCTGCAGGCTGCGTTCCGGGAGATCTACGGACGGGCCCAAGAACGGCGGCGGGCCTTGGACGAAGCGTTCGCGGGCAGGCTGCAGGCCTGGGCCACCGCGGGTCCCGGCAACGACGGCGGCCTGCTCACGGTCGAGAACCTGCTTCCGCGGGTCGTGGAACCGCTTCTCCGGACCGATCGTCGGGTCCTGCTCGTGGTGCTCGACGGCATGAGCGCAGCCGTCGCCATCCAACTTGCCAACGAGTTGTCGCAGCACTGGGTCGAGTACGACCCGCTCGCAGGCTCGGAAGCCGGCCGGCGGCGCGGCGTCGTGGCGGCTCTTCCCACGCTGACCGCGGTTTCCCGGACGTCACTGTTCGCCGGCGCGCTGCGCAGCGGCACTCAGGACAACGAGAAGCGTTTCTTCGCGGGTGGCCGGTGGGGCAAGGATGCCAAGATCTTCCACAAGGGCCCGGCACGTGGTGGAGCCGGCGAGATGTTCGCCGGTGAGCTGGCCGACGCGGTGGCCGACTCGGGTTCCCTGGTCGCTGTAGTGATCAATACGGTCGACGAGTCGCTCGCCCAGGGGCGGGAAGGCAGCGAAGCCGGATGGCAGCTCGGCGACATCGGCTTCCTGCGTAGCCTGCTGGATCTCGCCCGCTCGTCGGGCCGGGCCGTCATCATCACCAGCGACCACGGGCACGTGCTGGAACGCGGCGGCGAGAAGGTACGGGCGGCAGATGTTGCCTCCGCCCGGCATCGGACGGGCGCGGGGCCAGCCGAGTCGGGCGAGGTCGAGTTGTCCGGTCCCAGGGTCGTCGCCCCGGACAATCGGATCATCGCCTTGTGGGATCCGCTGCTGCGCTACCAGTCCAGCAAGGCCGGTTACCACGGCGGTGCCTCACTGGCCGAGGTCACGATTCCGCTGTTGGCTTTCCTGCTACCTCACGTGACTGATGTACCGGCCGGTTGGTCCGCCGTCGAGGTGCGCAGGCCGCAGTGGTGGCAGTCGCAGTCCGCGCCGACCGCGACGGCCGCTGAGCTGCCGTCGCCCGCTCCCAAGTCACGCCGGCGGCCCACCGTCGCGGCCGGCGAGACGTTGTTCGATATTCCCGAGCCCTCGGCAGCACCCACCACGCGGGACGACCGCGCTGACCTCGTCGACGAACTGAAGGAAAGTGAGCTGTTCGCTGCCCAGCATGCGCTGACGCCCCGTCGTCTCGACATTAAGAAGGTCGAGGCAGCATTGCGTGCGCTCGTGGAGGCCAAGGGCGTGCTTCCGGCTGCTGTCCTCGCCGAACGCGCCGGCGAAATCCCTGCCCGGGCGACCGGATTCGTCAGCACGCTGCAGCGCATCTTCAACGTGGACAACTATCCCGTGCTGACCCTCATCGACGGCGGGCGCACCGTGCGACTGGACATCCGCCTGCTGCGTGAGCAGTTCCGGCTTTCCGGAGAAACGTCGTGA
- the pglY gene encoding BREX-2 system ATPase PglY yields MSQPSVMPLLREVIEIPERTSTSDFVLHLADSVSDVDATLKEYVVTEQLLGNFDEALGLIRSAVEGHASKAAYLHGSFGSGKSHFMAVLHALLRGEQAARSRDEFAPLLAKHSMWLDGRRFLLVPYHLLDARSLEQRVLGGYVDRVRALHPEAPIPAVHRTDALLEQAADLRGRIGDPQFIDGLPGGDDEDEWGESEKFWTGERLDQAFVGAYSDSLRRKLVNDLLTTWNKGFFSNAREDAEAFISLDRGLTEISRHAKELGYDGLILFLDELILWLANSIGDQQFVSREIQKITNFVEGGDTRRPIPVVSFIARQRDLRELVGEEVTGANELTYQDTLNLASGRFDTIKLEDRNLPEIARRRILKPRDDEAAAAISRAFDATTKVRREVFDTLLGTDAASGADIDAFRSTYPFSPAFLSTLVHVSSALQRSRTALKLMRQLLVDRRDTLRLGQLVPIGDLYDVISSGGDQPFTEKLKAEFEMAQKLYALKMRPHLLGQYGLTDDDLDAARRGAVQPPEVTGRVRAFTGDDRLIKTLLLASLAPSVPALRNLTARRLSALNHGSITSPIPGGEVAQVARKLGDWAGEFPEVRIGEGDDPVVSLELVGVDVGSVLSTAKHYDNDGARKHIVQRLLWQQFGVPWTDSFFAEAGLTWRGSRRTIELVYGNVRDPNDIRDESFHPDNPDNWRIIVDYPFDDGSHGPADDRQRVQGLLSRMTSRTVCWIPAALTVERLNELGKLVIIDKLLEGQRFDSHAEHLNPDDRRRAHAALTNQRSALLTKMQNVLRQAYGLAGKQPADVRLGFDDHLHSLTRVLEPRLPIGAAFADALRSLGDQMLTQQYPAHPDFDPDRKGDLIKATDVKIVLDYVRRAVESSEGRAEVDRPHRQVMRRIANPLELGTMHEAAFVIEGRWSQHFQQKAASEGIQGEIRVGDLLPWIDDPNPRGLDPIVAQLVVATFAEQGDRAFFLHGGEVTPPPEPGRINADYTLREQRLPSPEEWELAQSRAAAIFGFRSLALRRGRLMTIFGRDLARQATQHRAAAVDLIAHLEQHAKWLEIDLNAGPGRLATARAAADLLAALEERLPAVEVIERLARADLGGPADRTGRSVKSAAQVAAALASAPWDTFEIIAGLPGPHASEATVIISEIRAAARADELTIPLAPVLQRARSAATDLLRRATRKPPAPPPLPPVIQPPRPGGGGGAASAGGVMVPAVDVDQAVEQVRAFAAEHSAGTIEVTWRIVP; encoded by the coding sequence ATGTCACAGCCCAGCGTCATGCCGCTGCTCCGTGAGGTCATCGAGATTCCGGAGCGCACAAGTACCAGCGACTTCGTGCTCCACCTTGCCGACAGCGTCTCCGACGTCGATGCCACGCTCAAGGAGTACGTGGTCACCGAGCAGCTGCTGGGCAACTTCGACGAGGCACTCGGGCTTATCCGCTCCGCGGTCGAAGGTCACGCCTCCAAAGCCGCCTATCTGCACGGCTCGTTCGGTTCCGGCAAGTCGCACTTTATGGCGGTGCTGCACGCGCTGCTGCGGGGCGAGCAGGCAGCCCGCAGCCGGGACGAGTTCGCTCCGCTGCTGGCGAAGCACAGCATGTGGCTCGACGGGCGGCGGTTCCTGCTGGTGCCGTACCACCTGCTGGACGCCCGTTCCCTGGAGCAGCGGGTGCTCGGCGGTTATGTGGACCGGGTCCGGGCGCTGCACCCGGAGGCGCCCATTCCGGCCGTGCACCGCACCGACGCACTGCTGGAACAGGCCGCTGACCTGCGTGGGCGGATCGGCGACCCGCAGTTCATCGACGGACTGCCGGGCGGTGACGACGAGGACGAGTGGGGCGAGAGCGAAAAATTCTGGACCGGTGAGCGGCTGGACCAGGCGTTCGTCGGGGCGTACTCCGACAGCCTGCGGCGCAAGCTGGTCAACGATCTGCTGACGACCTGGAACAAGGGCTTCTTCAGCAACGCCCGAGAGGACGCCGAGGCGTTCATCTCGCTGGACCGCGGCCTGACCGAGATCAGCCGGCACGCCAAGGAACTCGGGTACGACGGGCTGATCCTGTTCCTGGACGAGCTGATCCTGTGGCTGGCGAACTCGATCGGTGACCAGCAGTTCGTCTCCCGGGAGATCCAGAAGATCACCAACTTCGTCGAGGGTGGCGACACCCGCCGGCCTATCCCGGTGGTCAGCTTCATCGCTCGGCAGCGTGACCTGCGGGAACTCGTCGGCGAGGAGGTCACCGGCGCAAACGAGCTGACCTATCAGGACACCCTCAACCTGGCAAGTGGCCGCTTCGACACGATCAAGCTGGAAGACCGGAACCTGCCGGAGATCGCCCGCCGGCGCATCCTCAAGCCCCGCGACGACGAGGCCGCCGCCGCAATCTCCCGCGCGTTCGACGCCACCACCAAGGTGCGCCGGGAGGTCTTCGACACTCTGCTCGGCACCGACGCGGCTAGCGGTGCCGACATCGACGCCTTCCGGTCGACGTACCCGTTCAGCCCGGCCTTCCTCTCCACCCTGGTGCATGTCTCCAGTGCGTTGCAGCGGTCCCGCACCGCCCTGAAGCTGATGCGCCAGCTGCTGGTTGACCGCCGCGACACGCTGCGCCTCGGCCAGCTGGTGCCAATCGGCGACCTCTACGACGTGATCAGCAGTGGAGGTGACCAGCCGTTCACCGAGAAGCTCAAGGCCGAGTTCGAGATGGCTCAGAAGCTGTACGCCCTCAAGATGCGCCCGCATCTGCTCGGCCAGTACGGCCTGACCGACGACGACCTGGACGCGGCCCGCCGCGGCGCGGTCCAGCCACCCGAGGTGACCGGGCGGGTGCGTGCGTTCACCGGCGACGACCGGCTGATCAAGACGCTCCTCCTGGCCTCGCTGGCGCCCAGCGTGCCGGCACTGCGGAACCTCACTGCCCGCCGACTGTCGGCCCTCAACCACGGCAGCATCACCAGCCCCATTCCCGGTGGCGAGGTCGCGCAGGTCGCTCGAAAGCTAGGCGACTGGGCCGGCGAGTTCCCGGAGGTCCGGATCGGCGAGGGAGACGATCCCGTCGTCTCGCTCGAGTTGGTCGGCGTCGACGTGGGCAGTGTGCTGTCCACCGCGAAGCACTACGACAACGACGGCGCCCGCAAGCACATCGTCCAGCGACTGCTGTGGCAGCAGTTTGGCGTGCCGTGGACCGACTCCTTCTTCGCCGAGGCCGGCCTCACCTGGCGGGGCAGCCGGCGCACCATCGAGCTGGTCTACGGCAACGTGCGCGACCCGAACGACATTCGCGACGAGTCGTTCCACCCGGACAACCCTGACAACTGGCGGATCATCGTCGACTACCCGTTCGATGACGGCAGCCACGGCCCGGCCGACGATCGGCAGCGGGTGCAGGGCCTGCTCAGCCGGATGACCTCCCGTACGGTGTGCTGGATCCCGGCCGCGCTCACCGTGGAGCGCCTCAACGAACTCGGCAAGCTTGTGATCATCGACAAGCTGCTCGAAGGTCAGCGTTTCGACAGTCATGCCGAGCACCTCAACCCTGACGATCGGCGCCGCGCCCACGCCGCCCTCACCAACCAGCGCAGCGCGCTGCTCACCAAGATGCAGAACGTGTTGCGCCAGGCGTATGGCCTGGCGGGTAAGCAGCCGGCGGACGTCCGGCTCGGGTTCGACGATCATCTGCATTCGCTTACCCGGGTCCTGGAACCGAGGCTCCCGATCGGTGCGGCGTTCGCCGACGCGCTGCGCAGCCTCGGCGACCAGATGCTCACCCAGCAGTACCCGGCTCACCCCGACTTCGACCCTGATCGTAAGGGTGACCTGATCAAGGCGACCGACGTCAAGATCGTCCTCGACTACGTCCGCCGGGCCGTCGAATCGTCGGAGGGCCGCGCCGAGGTGGACCGCCCGCACCGGCAGGTCATGCGCCGCATCGCCAACCCCCTCGAACTCGGCACCATGCACGAAGCGGCATTCGTCATCGAGGGACGCTGGTCTCAGCACTTTCAGCAGAAGGCCGCCAGCGAGGGCATCCAGGGCGAGATCCGCGTCGGTGACCTGCTGCCTTGGATCGACGACCCGAACCCGCGCGGGCTCGATCCGATCGTGGCCCAGCTCGTCGTGGCGACCTTCGCCGAGCAGGGCGACCGGGCGTTCTTTTTGCACGGCGGCGAGGTGACGCCGCCACCCGAGCCAGGACGCATCAATGCCGACTACACACTCCGGGAACAGCGGCTACCCAGTCCGGAGGAGTGGGAGCTGGCGCAGAGCCGCGCCGCCGCGATTTTTGGCTTCCGCTCGCTCGCGCTGCGGCGGGGCCGGCTGATGACGATCTTCGGGCGGGACCTCGCCCGGCAGGCCACCCAGCACCGGGCCGCCGCGGTCGATCTCATCGCGCATCTGGAACAGCACGCGAAGTGGCTTGAAATCGACCTGAACGCCGGCCCCGGACGACTGGCAACCGCACGTGCTGCAGCTGACCTGCTCGCCGCGTTGGAAGAGCGGCTGCCCGCTGTGGAGGTCATCGAACGTCTGGCCCGCGCCGACCTCGGCGGTCCTGCGGACCGCACCGGCCGCAGCGTCAAGAGCGCGGCCCAGGTCGCCGCCGCGTTGGCCAGCGCCCCCTGGGACACCTTCGAGATCATCGCGGGCCTGCCAGGTCCGCACGCCAGCGAGGCCACGGTGATCATCTCGGAGATACGCGCCGCTGCGCGAGCCGATGAACTGACCATCCCGCTGGCACCTGTCCTGCAGCGCGCTCGGAGCGCAGCCACCGACCTGTTGCGCCGAGCGACCCGCAAACCGCCTGCGCCTCCGCCGTTGCCGCCTGTCATCCAGCCACCCCGGCCGGGCGGTGGCGGTGGCGCTGCGTCCGCCGGGGGTGTCATGGTGCCGGCAGTTGACGTGGATCAAGCGGTAGAACAGGTGCGTGCCTTCGCCGCCGAGCACAGCGCCGGCACCATCGAAGTGACCTGGAGAATCGTGCCGTGA
- the brxD gene encoding BREX system ATP-binding protein BrxD, with protein sequence MSGVSPLRRREVIDALRRGAVPSAGLDLLAVGLDRFHRAIDEDLDAVAASGSVFKAVRGEYGSGKTFFVRWIAERAKRANLATAEVQISENETPLHRLETVYRRLTERLTTTTFPPSALRPVVDGWFYALEEDVLAAGKVDSDDAAVLDRAVGVLLDQRLAEVSRSAPAFAAALRGYRTAGLSGDAATADAVLAWLGGQPHVAAAARRVAGVKGNLDHFAALSFLQGLLAVLRDSGHPGLLLVLDEVETLQRVRSDARDKALNALRQLIDEVYSGRFPGLYLIITGTPAFYDGQQGVQRLAPLAQRLAVDFDTDPRFDNPRAVQIRLPGFTVDSLVELGGRVRDLYADGSSAAERVRDLVDDAYLDKLARAVAGGLGGKVGIVPRLYLKKLVSDVLDRVDQFPDFDPRQHYAPTMSTAEMTDVERNAASADEIALDL encoded by the coding sequence GTGAGCGGCGTCAGCCCGCTGCGGCGCCGAGAGGTCATCGATGCGTTGCGGCGTGGCGCCGTACCCTCGGCGGGCCTCGACCTGCTCGCTGTCGGTCTCGACCGGTTCCACCGGGCCATCGACGAAGACCTCGACGCGGTCGCTGCCAGCGGCTCGGTCTTCAAAGCCGTCCGCGGCGAATACGGCTCCGGCAAGACCTTCTTCGTACGGTGGATCGCCGAACGGGCCAAGCGCGCCAACCTGGCCACAGCCGAGGTGCAGATCTCTGAGAACGAGACTCCGCTTCACCGGCTGGAGACGGTCTACCGCAGGCTCACCGAGCGGCTCACCACCACGACCTTTCCGCCCAGCGCGCTGCGCCCGGTCGTCGACGGCTGGTTCTACGCCCTCGAAGAGGACGTGCTGGCCGCCGGAAAGGTCGACTCCGACGACGCGGCGGTTCTCGACCGTGCGGTGGGTGTCCTACTGGATCAGCGACTTGCCGAAGTCAGCCGAAGCGCACCGGCCTTCGCCGCCGCCCTACGCGGCTACCGCACCGCTGGCCTGTCCGGCGACGCCGCGACCGCTGATGCTGTGCTGGCCTGGCTGGGCGGCCAACCACACGTCGCAGCAGCCGCGAGACGAGTGGCCGGCGTCAAAGGCAATCTTGATCATTTCGCCGCCCTTAGCTTCCTCCAGGGACTGCTCGCCGTGCTGCGCGACAGCGGCCATCCCGGCCTGCTGCTCGTGCTCGACGAGGTCGAGACGCTGCAACGAGTCCGCTCCGACGCCCGGGACAAGGCTCTCAACGCGCTGCGACAACTGATCGACGAGGTGTATTCCGGCCGCTTCCCTGGACTGTATTTGATCATTACTGGCACGCCCGCGTTCTACGACGGGCAGCAGGGGGTGCAGCGCCTCGCGCCATTGGCACAGCGGCTCGCCGTCGACTTCGACACGGACCCGCGGTTCGACAACCCGCGTGCTGTGCAGATCCGGCTGCCGGGCTTCACCGTCGATTCGCTGGTCGAGCTGGGCGGCCGGGTCCGCGACCTGTACGCCGACGGATCGTCCGCCGCCGAACGGGTCCGCGATCTCGTCGATGACGCGTACCTCGATAAGTTGGCCCGCGCGGTTGCCGGCGGATTGGGTGGCAAGGTCGGCATCGTGCCTCGCCTCTACCTGAAGAAACTGGTCAGTGACGTTCTCGACCGGGTCGACCAGTTCCCCGACTTCGATCCCCGCCAGCACTACGCGCCCACGATGTCGACCGCCGAGATGACCGACGTAGAACGCAATGCCGCCAGCGCTGACGAGATCGCTCTCGACCTGTGA
- a CDS encoding DUF262 domain-containing protein yields the protein MHVDRIERSIGKLIDEISDAEILLPEIQREYVWKPTQVAKLMDSIYRGYPFGSLLFWETDEAPETRAMSVNGAGAEPTKPPLFLLDGQQRLTSLHRVFTDHPDAQVVFHVENQKFQNQSAATGRDPKWVKVSDVLNPKASMLRLTQRLLDACSALADHEIEERLSKIKALRDRRFVMEVLKGFPYEEVAEIFVRVNSGGRRLGTLDLAMATLSTRWKGVLTQLQSESEHWLREGYGGIDVNFLSRALAGVVLGRGLSIWSHSKLRQTRDDELERGWKVVQRGLRRLIPLLQSRLGLTRSDPLPSMIVLIPLVVLLGERSGDDLDQDTSNGVVYWLLLATIRTRYSGSTDTRLSQDIRAVRQDDPIRSLLEGLDIDTSRAEVTERALRGRTKESPYFFLSLLVSLANGARDWWSGAELLPPTDELPKLEHHHVHPPATLDSTRFDKAMVNDLANLVFISTQASKRISGRSPREYFASLSEADLRAHLIPLDDALHDTENYARFLNARRALLAEAMNALLERFRPSFLDEGPAENADPSAGLALDLALYGTLRDGGRIGFSASGEGISWAGWAAMAELDSAIESARVAGLDSDVTIAGESMPVEMIEESLQVPIGPFLVTGTPEEWRAVFDRELETARPLSAFPTMETKQWHGEVTKFPVTSTD from the coding sequence ATGCACGTCGACCGGATCGAGCGATCCATCGGCAAACTGATCGACGAGATCTCGGACGCCGAGATCCTGCTCCCCGAGATCCAGCGGGAGTATGTCTGGAAGCCGACCCAGGTCGCCAAGCTGATGGACTCCATCTATCGCGGCTACCCCTTCGGCTCGCTGCTGTTCTGGGAGACCGACGAGGCCCCGGAGACCCGGGCGATGTCCGTCAACGGTGCCGGTGCGGAGCCCACGAAGCCGCCGCTGTTCCTGCTCGATGGCCAGCAGCGCCTGACCTCGCTGCACCGGGTTTTCACCGACCACCCCGATGCGCAGGTCGTCTTCCACGTCGAGAACCAGAAGTTCCAGAATCAGAGCGCCGCGACCGGACGCGACCCCAAGTGGGTCAAGGTGTCCGACGTGCTGAACCCGAAGGCCAGCATGCTGCGCCTGACGCAGCGACTGCTGGACGCCTGCTCCGCGCTCGCCGACCACGAGATCGAAGAACGACTGAGCAAGATCAAGGCACTGCGTGACCGGCGCTTCGTCATGGAGGTCCTGAAGGGCTTCCCGTACGAAGAGGTGGCCGAGATTTTCGTCCGGGTTAACAGCGGTGGCCGCCGTCTCGGCACCCTCGACCTGGCCATGGCCACCCTGTCGACCCGGTGGAAGGGAGTGCTGACGCAGCTACAGAGCGAGTCCGAGCACTGGCTACGCGAGGGGTACGGCGGCATCGACGTCAACTTCCTGTCCCGCGCTCTGGCCGGCGTCGTCCTCGGCCGCGGCCTTTCGATCTGGTCGCACAGCAAACTCCGCCAGACCCGCGACGATGAGCTTGAACGCGGGTGGAAGGTGGTCCAGCGCGGGCTCCGGCGGCTGATCCCGCTGTTGCAGAGCCGTCTCGGGTTGACCCGCTCGGACCCGCTGCCCTCGATGATCGTGCTTATCCCGCTGGTTGTCCTGCTCGGCGAGCGCAGCGGCGACGACCTGGATCAGGACACTTCCAACGGCGTCGTCTACTGGCTGCTGCTGGCCACCATCCGCACCCGCTACAGTGGTTCCACCGATACCCGGCTGAGCCAGGACATCCGTGCGGTCCGCCAAGACGACCCGATCCGATCCCTGCTCGAAGGTCTCGACATCGACACCTCCCGGGCCGAGGTGACCGAGCGCGCCCTGCGCGGCCGGACGAAGGAGAGCCCCTACTTCTTCCTGAGCCTGCTGGTGTCACTGGCAAACGGCGCACGCGACTGGTGGTCGGGCGCCGAACTGCTGCCGCCAACCGACGAGCTGCCCAAGCTCGAACACCACCACGTTCACCCGCCTGCCACGCTGGACTCGACGCGGTTCGACAAGGCGATGGTGAACGATCTCGCAAACCTCGTCTTCATCTCCACGCAGGCGAGTAAGCGGATCAGCGGGCGCAGCCCCCGGGAATACTTCGCATCGCTGAGCGAGGCCGACCTGCGCGCACACCTGATCCCGCTGGACGATGCGCTGCACGACACCGAGAACTACGCGCGGTTCCTCAACGCTCGCCGCGCGCTGCTGGCTGAGGCGATGAACGCGCTGCTGGAACGCTTCCGCCCGAGCTTCCTCGACGAGGGGCCGGCGGAAAATGCCGACCCGAGCGCCGGGCTCGCCCTGGACCTCGCGCTCTACGGCACATTGCGCGACGGTGGCCGGATCGGCTTCTCCGCCTCCGGCGAAGGCATCTCCTGGGCCGGCTGGGCCGCCATGGCGGAGCTCGACAGCGCCATCGAGTCGGCCCGGGTCGCCGGCCTGGACAGCGACGTGACGATCGCCGGCGAGTCCATGCCCGTCGAAATGATCGAGGAGTCGCTGCAGGTGCCGATCGGGCCGTTCCTGGTCACCGGCACCCCGGAGGAATGGCGGGCGGTGTTCGACCGCGAACTGGAGACCGCACGGCCTCTGTCCGCTTTCCCCACGATGGAGACGAAGCAGTGGCACGGCGAGGTCACCAAGTTCCCCGTTACCAGCACTGACTGA
- a CDS encoding restriction endonuclease — MTTAWVVRAGRDDSYDELALERELIALGWSAAGDLTTVTTQAETRERVQAAYPDVDRRTVDNYTIQLIAFRSKMAVGDIVLFLRRTSPDVAVGRLTGDYRYRTDLPAGIRHTRPVQWARTDVPRASLEAEVRALPSLTTVYRITQAESIARLEQLLAARKPLPSPPEPPVAADGSAPFTGLQRNLSYARSLATAGQHLDQLKVGSFEVSDVYRAAWVQSVAALDHWVRQEIRCRMLALAAQPATPKPRAFSAFEMPLGLVEQVQAGEKTLVDALDQRLREQGHLVYQNPDKIREGFALVHDTKEFWNRVALVLTRQSDDGVAFTGKQVQLELRQLVQRRHKIAHEYDEDPDDATHKRPIDGATATQAIDYIEQVAAAILIVLDSPAV, encoded by the coding sequence GTGACGACAGCATGGGTCGTGCGGGCCGGTCGCGACGACAGCTACGACGAACTCGCCCTGGAACGGGAACTGATCGCGCTCGGCTGGTCCGCAGCCGGCGACCTGACAACGGTCACCACCCAGGCCGAGACCCGCGAGCGGGTGCAGGCGGCCTACCCGGACGTCGACCGGCGCACCGTGGACAATTACACGATCCAGTTGATCGCGTTCCGCTCGAAGATGGCCGTCGGGGACATCGTGCTCTTCCTCCGGCGCACCAGCCCGGACGTGGCTGTCGGCCGGCTGACCGGGGACTACCGCTACCGGACCGACCTGCCCGCGGGCATCCGGCACACCCGCCCGGTGCAGTGGGCCCGCACCGACGTACCACGAGCCTCCCTGGAGGCCGAGGTACGCGCGTTGCCGTCGCTGACCACCGTCTACCGGATCACCCAGGCGGAGAGCATCGCCCGGCTGGAACAGCTGCTCGCCGCACGCAAGCCGCTGCCGTCGCCACCCGAGCCGCCCGTCGCGGCCGACGGTTCCGCGCCATTCACCGGCCTGCAGCGCAACCTCAGCTACGCACGCAGCCTGGCCACCGCGGGACAGCACCTGGATCAGCTCAAGGTCGGATCCTTCGAGGTCTCCGACGTCTACCGGGCGGCCTGGGTGCAGAGCGTCGCCGCCCTCGACCATTGGGTACGCCAAGAGATCCGCTGCCGGATGCTCGCCCTGGCAGCCCAGCCAGCGACACCGAAACCGCGCGCCTTCTCGGCCTTCGAGATGCCGCTCGGCCTGGTCGAGCAGGTGCAGGCCGGCGAGAAGACCCTGGTCGACGCCCTCGACCAGCGGCTGCGCGAGCAGGGTCATCTCGTCTACCAGAACCCTGACAAGATCCGCGAAGGTTTTGCGCTTGTCCACGACACGAAGGAATTCTGGAACCGGGTCGCGCTCGTCCTGACCCGGCAGAGCGACGACGGTGTCGCCTTCACCGGCAAACAAGTCCAGTTGGAGCTGCGCCAGCTCGTGCAACGACGACACAAGATCGCCCACGAGTACGACGAGGACCCGGACGACGCCACCCACAAACGCCCGATCGACGGTGCGACCGCCACCCAGGCTATCGACTACATCGAACAGGTGGCGGCGGCGATCCTGATCGTCCTAGATTCACCGGCCGTCTGA